TCCTAAAAATCATTTTCTTCCTTCAAAACTGGCAATAGAGTTTTATAAAAAGAACAGAAAATAAACGAAAACTTTATAACCCATTCCATTTTCCCTCTTTTCATGGGGATCAAAGCAGTAATATTCGACTTTTGGGGAACTTTGGTTGAGAACGGAGTAGAGCCAAGCCCGATAAGGCAGGCAAAGTTCATTCTCTGGCTCAAGATGCCGTTTCAGGACTTTGTAGAGAAGTTTGAAAGGGTTTTCATGACTAAGAAATATGAGTCTTTGATGCAGGCATTTGAGGCAGTATGCAGTGAATTCCAGATTCCGGCAAAGGATTACCAGATTGAGAACTGCGTTGGAATGTGGAACAAGAACAGATTATTGGCAAAGCCTTTTGAGGAAACGATTCAGGTTCTTGAGGAATTAAAGAAAAAGCACAAATTAGTTTTATTATGCAATACAGACGGCTTTTCAGTTGAGCCTATTCTTGAAAAGTTTGATATGAAGAAATATTTTGATATAATCTCTTTGTCTTATGAAACAGGATTATTGAAGACAGATGTGCAGTCATTTGAGGCAATACTTGAAAAATTAAAGCTGGAAAAAGAAGAAGTTGTAATGGTGGGCGACAGCATGGAATCTGATATTCTGGCAGCTCAGAAAGCAGGTATAAAGGGTATCCTTGTTGACAGAAGGGGCATGAGAGAATACGCGGATAAGATAAAGAATTTAACTGAATTAAAAGATAAGATATGATGCCTATTTCTTCTTTTTCTTAAAAACCTTGTTTATCTCGTCTTTCATTGCAAATCCTATTGCTATGCCGAATGATATTGCTATTGTAAGACCAATTGTATAAAGCAGAACCCTGAATATCTCAAAAAAGGCAGTTGTTTTTATCTCAACATACTCT
This Candidatus Woesearchaeota archaeon DNA region includes the following protein-coding sequences:
- a CDS encoding HAD family hydrolase, which codes for MGIKAVIFDFWGTLVENGVEPSPIRQAKFILWLKMPFQDFVEKFERVFMTKKYESLMQAFEAVCSEFQIPAKDYQIENCVGMWNKNRLLAKPFEETIQVLEELKKKHKLVLLCNTDGFSVEPILEKFDMKKYFDIISLSYETGLLKTDVQSFEAILEKLKLEKEEVVMVGDSMESDILAAQKAGIKGILVDRRGMREYADKIKNLTELKDKI